The proteins below come from a single Rhizobium sp. BT04 genomic window:
- a CDS encoding acyl-CoA dehydrogenase family protein produces the protein MGTVSQFHENLRPPAHRIESEEEAISTARDLAAAFRHQASERDINRILPFAELDALSVSGLTAITVPPDHQGLDVSNALLAEIVAIIAEADASIGEALESHFCALETLRTQATEDLKASLFARVLLGDRFAAATLADGAELTAEGPGYRLSGRTRQARGILFADWIAAAATVPPSRPVTLCLANDESVQVVDDWDGFGQRTNGSGTAIVGTLHVNADAIAPAPSSGYSTGISLGLLLRAGVSLGIARAAWTDLMTAVGDRSPAVLARIGERAIHIETTAAALERAGRKLDIAQVNPVEAAMADAHFSASAAAVVAGETALDTANALFELAGERSAGIGLNLDRHWRNARIHALSLPRDRLMHTAGEYMSKVGGA, from the coding sequence ATGGGAACGGTATCGCAGTTTCATGAGAACTTGAGGCCTCCCGCGCATCGCATCGAAAGCGAAGAGGAGGCGATATCCACGGCCCGCGACCTCGCCGCCGCATTCCGGCACCAGGCGAGCGAACGCGATATCAACCGCATCCTGCCCTTTGCCGAGCTCGACGCGCTGTCGGTATCGGGACTGACGGCAATCACTGTTCCGCCCGACCATCAGGGGCTCGACGTGTCGAACGCCCTGCTCGCCGAAATCGTTGCGATCATTGCCGAGGCCGACGCCTCGATCGGCGAGGCGCTGGAAAGTCATTTTTGCGCGCTGGAAACCCTCCGCACCCAGGCTACCGAGGATCTGAAGGCATCGCTGTTTGCCCGTGTGCTGCTCGGAGACCGTTTTGCCGCCGCTACCCTCGCCGACGGGGCCGAACTGACGGCAGAAGGCCCGGGCTATCGCCTGAGCGGACGCACGCGCCAGGCGCGCGGTATTCTCTTCGCCGACTGGATCGCCGCTGCCGCCACCGTGCCGCCGAGCCGCCCGGTAACGCTCTGCCTCGCAAACGACGAAAGCGTGCAGGTGGTCGACGATTGGGACGGCTTCGGCCAGCGCACCAACGGATCGGGGACGGCGATCGTCGGCACGCTTCATGTCAATGCCGATGCGATTGCGCCCGCTCCTTCGTCCGGATATTCGACCGGCATCTCGCTCGGCTTGCTGCTCAGGGCCGGCGTCAGCCTAGGCATCGCGCGGGCCGCATGGACCGACCTGATGACCGCGGTCGGCGATCGCAGCCCGGCCGTCCTTGCCCGGATCGGCGAACGCGCCATCCACATCGAAACGACGGCAGCAGCCCTGGAACGGGCCGGCCGCAAACTCGACATTGCCCAGGTCAATCCTGTGGAGGCCGCGATGGCGGATGCGCATTTCTCCGCCTCGGCGGCCGCGGTCGTTGCCGGCGAAACGGCGCTCGACACCGCAAACGCGCTGTTCGAACTTGCCGGGGAAAGATCGGCCGGCATCGGCCTCAATCTCGACCGCCATTGGCGCAATGCCCGCATTCACGCGCTTTCGCTGCCGCGGGATAGACTGATGCACACCGCAGGCGAATATATGTCGAAGGTCGGCGGTGCCTAA
- a CDS encoding Rrf2 family transcriptional regulator, giving the protein MLTKKGKYGLKALVDLARLAPGETAFINDIAARNNIPKKFLDTILLELRNVGILRSKKGPGGGYSLSRPASEIRIGHVIRTLDGPLAPIRCASRTAYEACDDCADPETCQVRRSMTDVRDAIAAILDNMTLEQFVTDGGRIEGDKEEFPISAAS; this is encoded by the coding sequence ATGCTGACGAAAAAGGGAAAATACGGGCTGAAGGCGCTGGTCGACTTGGCGCGGCTGGCGCCGGGCGAGACTGCCTTCATCAATGACATCGCGGCCCGCAATAATATCCCGAAGAAGTTCCTCGATACGATCCTGCTCGAGCTGCGCAATGTCGGCATCCTGCGCTCGAAGAAGGGGCCGGGCGGCGGCTATTCGCTGTCGCGGCCGGCCTCGGAAATCCGCATCGGCCATGTCATCCGCACGCTCGACGGGCCATTGGCGCCGATCCGCTGTGCCAGCCGTACGGCTTACGAGGCCTGCGACGACTGTGCCGATCCTGAGACCTGTCAGGTGCGGCGCTCGATGACCGATGTTCGTGACGCGATCGCCGCCATTCTCGACAATATGACCCTCGAGCAATTCGTCACCGACGGCGGCCGCATCGAAGGCGACAAAGAGGAATTCCCGATCTCCGCCGCCAGCTGA
- a CDS encoding SDR family NAD(P)-dependent oxidoreductase encodes MDLGLKGKTAVITGASVGIGLAIAEGLAAEGANLVLAARGGERLEAEAARIAGKYGVSATAVAADVATAGGTEAIIAAAAEKGGADILINNAGTGSNETVMEAPDEKWQAYWELHVMAAVRLARGIAPQMKARGGGVILHNASICAVQPLWYEPIYNVSKSALMMFSKTLSTELIKDNIRVNCVNAGLILTPDWIKTAKQLTTETGGNWEGYLQNVANEHAASKRFGTPEELANVFVFLSSERASYCVGSTYFVDGGMLKTI; translated from the coding sequence ATGGATCTCGGATTGAAGGGAAAGACTGCCGTCATAACAGGCGCGTCGGTCGGCATCGGACTGGCGATCGCCGAGGGGCTGGCGGCTGAGGGCGCCAACCTCGTGCTGGCGGCCCGCGGCGGCGAACGGCTCGAGGCGGAAGCCGCCCGTATCGCCGGGAAGTACGGCGTCAGCGCCACCGCTGTTGCAGCCGATGTGGCGACGGCCGGGGGAACGGAGGCGATCATTGCGGCGGCTGCCGAAAAGGGCGGCGCCGATATCCTCATCAACAATGCTGGCACCGGATCGAATGAGACTGTGATGGAGGCGCCCGACGAGAAGTGGCAGGCCTATTGGGAGCTGCATGTGATGGCCGCCGTGCGGCTGGCGCGCGGCATCGCACCGCAGATGAAGGCCCGCGGCGGCGGTGTGATCCTGCACAATGCTTCGATCTGCGCCGTCCAGCCGCTCTGGTACGAGCCGATCTACAATGTCAGCAAATCGGCGCTGATGATGTTTTCGAAGACGCTCTCGACCGAGCTCATCAAGGACAATATCCGCGTCAACTGCGTCAATGCCGGCCTGATCCTGACGCCCGACTGGATCAAGACCGCCAAGCAGCTGACGACTGAGACCGGCGGCAATTGGGAGGGCTATCTGCAGAACGTCGCCAACGAGCACGCCGCCTCCAAGCGCTTCGGCACGCCGGAAGAACTGGCGAATGTCTTCGTCTTCCTGAGTTCGGAGCGCGCGAGCTATTGCGTCGGCTCGACCTATTTCGTCGATGGCGGCATGCTGAAGACGATCTGA